In Rutidosis leptorrhynchoides isolate AG116_Rl617_1_P2 chromosome 6, CSIRO_AGI_Rlap_v1, whole genome shotgun sequence, the DNA window tcttaaattccagtaatatcagacggtaacggtgaaataacataggtatgtagtgtggtacgtgatgacgagaaagttgatcggatccacaatttagtattcgaattcttcgcgcaaaataacgaattttagttacgttgattttgagtcgagagagtatgcctttcggcgttcaagtagaaatatttccatgtttgagttccatctagtgctatacgaatttagctaggaaggttggtgtgaagaatcacgttcaaggctcagacatgaagaggtttaaagttgtgtaacacgagaaaagtcagaaatgaatcttcggtaacaaccggtgagatctaagatttttacgaatacaagtctgagttgggagagtttcctgattacatgtggcttgatttcgagattgattgtaacgacctgaccataaacatcatggtctagaaaattggacttcgttcaacagaaattctcactcagagactttggtatagagttgctcttttctcaaaagttcgagcgggagatggtgatgttgttcgttttccttctttacttggataggtcaagatatcatctataaatacgataacgaattagtctatatgaatttgcatacgcggttcgagaggtttgtggatacgggcgtgccttggataaatcgaatggtaccaagagagatttacaactaacgttgtgagttcggaagatggcttaggagacatcgtctcccttaacccccaattggtgataaccggaacggaggtcgatttggaatacacacgagtttcacgcaaataatcatgaggtcatggatacgaggaagtgggtatgggtttccaaccgaaaattatttagttcacaaaaatccatacataattgtaggaaagaaagaaaaaaaattttctccttaacgaataggttttgagctccttagttctataggtgtcaagtcataattcttaacgtatatcctctgataaaatttataggcacacaatatattccgttggtcacttaaattgcctaagtagtgtctagggaaaaagtggagtgcaaagagcacgagtcaaagacttggttataaaacgtctagcggtaatggaatcgaataattatgaagtatacggtttgttgtgaagaaacgtacccgttactagtccatcgtcgttccgggcatcctaggtgtcgatgttgaaggttcaacggcgtgcgttggggttgattttcttatttgggcacacattcctaaaatgacccagttggccacattcgaagcaagcacccgttctgtgtgcgttgggcatctttcgagcgacgggtccttggcgccggtggcgaaacctgccacatccttcaaagtgatgcttgtggcattcgttacaaaaaggtagttttccggcatagcctttcttgtcgttggaggtaaaatgcttcttggcggggttgttgttattgttgtggttgcttgattgagaggcttcccatgttcttttgttgttactcgggtggttctcgaccattggtgccggtgcttccatttcattcaccgtttctaaggcttggcgggccattgttaaagcctcttgtaggttagtgggttgagatgtcattaccttgtgttgaatgctcttagggaggccatccatgtaaatttcgactcttagggattcgggagtcatgagatttggacacatcgagactagttcggtaaaccgttgattataagcttcgaggtcatttccgaccgtttttaaattccttagaccctgttcgagccttcgagtctcgtcgcgcgggaagtattcggtgatcattctttctcttaattcggtccaagagagtgtgtgggcttcatcgcttcccactaattgtacatacgtgttccaccatgagagagcaataccggtgaaagtgagggtggaaaacttgaccttatcttggtctcgacaaccgcttgtgttaaaaacggtctccatttgttcaaaccatcgggtgagagtaaccggtcccccggttccatcgaaagtgggaggattgtacttcatgaagttcttgtaggagcaaccttcgattgaattaccggctccatgattgttgttgttagaaaagtgatcggccacggccgtacccacggcggtggttatcattcgttgaagagcttgttctagagtttcgagaggagtattgttttgaccttggtgagccattgttccttcatgagacaagaatatcgttggttagtattttcaacaatactaaccgtggcatggaataaggatagagagaaaattttccttgactcgccttaaattctctatgtcataatgtcggaacgtccatgtgaatcaccgtaatataatcccggaaattatattaccctgattctcatgtgcatttaacattacttcataaagtcaaggtggcgcatcaacaaaatttatcaacgtaagatcaagatcgaatacgagttagatatgatagaagagttcgagtataaatgcacaattagtcaaataattcctacttcagtctatatgccggttgtagtctagattcacctatgtaccctatgactcggggtggacacaaatgaactctaaatccctacaaccaaggctctgataccacttgtagcgaccccgacaaatcgtcaagtgacggcgtcggctacgtgggtcccattacctgattataagtcttttagataacttttgaccaaaatatgtcgccttcatttcaaaataaagattgtttcaaagtttacaagaattgttcaaccaatagttaagttacaatgttataatacgaatgaaatctaggcgacacggtttaaagtaaagtcaaaagacgctccatgaaatgcacgtatactcgacatccaatgcaagtatcaaataatgagcggaagcatgtttcacatatcgtgtaagacctgagaaaaacatagaaatctgtcaacaaaaaaacgttggtgaaatcataggtttaagtaagtaagtgagtaaaagtaagtaagtcgaaccacaaggtttgcaaagttgaaataatagtaatacattctaaaagttaatattcacgagcacccaattatcaaagcttaacattccatccattgtataccccatccatagtgctagaacaaacactgattctcgaaaatatatttcatccgtagacggtagcgaaccgtcagagatgagggttgtcaacccatatggccatataacataagttctcgcttacacccgtcaagtgtaactaatgataatcgaattgaggatttttgttctaaactcgtatgtagaatgtttgttttcccgttcttgtgttcacttagttcaaaagaatcgtttatgttttctcatcccaaatataagttcaaaaagagtaaaagtgggactatgatctcaccttgagtgcgagagttataaaagtacttcaacaagtaaacgcgtgcaaagacaaggctagtcttgacctaaacatataggttatatcaataacggtaaacacaaacggtcaaagatgttcaattagtcctatggctcgttacgactcgattatattaacatgtgaatcaactagtcaagtttcatgcaagatacaagtaaataatcatgttagaaaggttgcataagtatttggttaagtttgacaaaaagtcaaacttggtcgggtcaaagtcaacggaaaagtcaacggggtcgggttgggtatccgacaatttttataagttatataatcatatatgagcatgttagccaagtttcatgttaatcggaggtccgtagcatagtaaacattttacgtcaaaagatcaaagcaaacagcccattttagtgtatcaggacggtgtcccaaaaatcaggacggtgtcctgatatgaagagtgggacggcgtcccaaatatcaagacggtgtcctgatatgaagagtgggacggcgtcccaaatatcaagacggcgtcctgatatgaagagtgggacggcgtcccaaatatcaggacggcgtcccaattgccttccaggccctgtttgctgaatttctcaagtgcacgacccaaacttcaaacaatcacaatttatgatccgcaaacaattagaacatgtattttatatcatcggaaagctatttcgacaaagaatacaactaaccacatatcataaatcaaaatcatcatttaatactacaaaaacctcgtcgaaagttcgttaaacgttccaaatcaaggtttcaagttcatcaattgcaatttaagtttcgggaatccaatttatacatatgatatgccgttttgaaggtaatgaaacatgtaatacaactaaatacttactaacaacatttcatggcattcaaatcatcaaaagttcatttaaagtctatcaaactctaacgaaaattcacaaaaatcaatagtcatgagtttgatgtttccttaatcaacctatacatcaaaacgaagctaaagatactagtaacacttttaaaacatgcactttaacaatctaacaacatttgatcatccaaaatcaaggatttagcaagaaattttcatattgaactagttacaccaaaaacaacgaatcgggcatacaaattacatacacgacatcacaatgagccatagacactaattaacaactttataagtcaagaacacgaatttaaagaaatctagtgttttagaaatgttacccaaaatcaaagtagttagcatcaaatcgaagaggatgatgagaggatcaagaatatgtagtttgttttgatgtttacttccttggtgagatttggatgatgattttatgtttgagaaatgagagagtttgaaagtatcaaaaatggaaaagggaggatgaatgaaagggatgaaggaggttgactctttgacctagtcaaaagtttgatactttggcaagtttggtccctcaactttgaatcgggtgcggaaaataaccgaacgaattattttaagttacacgggagtacgggagatattaaaatccgataacgaaaatatttaaaatgttacataacaaaggatacgaatttagatacgaagggtattatttaaaaagaaaaagacgggcgttaaaataatttaacggaaaaatgcgggatgttacatctaaTTCTTGCTGAGGATCGATCTCATTGACCTTGAGGATGTTAATGAAGACAATATCACATTCGCGGAAAGGTTGTCTCGTTTGAAGATGGAAAGGAAGATAAGGACGGAAGCTTTGAAGGCGAGTCAGGATGTTACGCAGCATGATAGACCTTTACAGATTCTGATTGGGCATAGTGGTAGGATTTATTGCGATTGTGAGGATTCCTCATGTACAGGTTATTGTAAGGCGTGGTATGTTTTAAATAGAAAGGTTCCTAGAGACCAATTCGAAGGTGTGAACTTGCGGTCAAGAAGGAATGCCGCTTCTACCTCAGGATCTTCTAAGCTCCTTGATTTCGATGAATATTTGGACTATGGGGAATCTATTTAAAATTTGTTTATGTCGGGTAAGGTTGATAAGAGAAGTTCGGTGTTGGCAAATAATAAGATGACCAAGGAAGCTTTCGCGGCTTTTGATATTATGATGACGAGTATGGCCGAGGACGAGTCAAGGATGATCTTATCAATTCTAGCGAACACTTGCGTGTGCCGGTTTTGAACAAGAAACAGCAAAAACGTAAGCAAAAACTGGTTCAAGGCGCTGAAATGACAAAGTTCGGCGTGTTCATCAATGATATTTGACTCCTTGTTTATAGGTTTCTTGTCTTGTTTTATATTTTGTATTAGCAATCTGTGTACTTGGTTtcttttagtttttatttattgtttcgATTTAGGTTAGGTGAGGCTCGGTATTAGTATTTCGTTTGGTAGCCGCGGCCTCATCGGGATCCTCTTTTATACATCTTGTTGAATTcgttttcttttcgaaaacgtTTTCCGTTTTATATAATGTTCTCGTTAtttcggcaaaaaaaaaaaaaaaaaaaaaaaaaaattcgatgcTACAATCTGACAATTTCATTTAGATCTATTCACTTGAACTTGAATCATTTTGATTTAAATTTCATTTATTTCCGAACGTGTAAGGCTCTTAATCCAAGGTGTAAAATTAATTTTTGAAGTGATTATTCTAATACTTGAATTGAATGGCAAAACTGAAGTATTTCATTTGATTATTAGCAGAAATACTAATGCACATTTAATGTACTTGCTCGCGTCCATTATTCTAGTGATTATTCTAGTACGCTTTGAATACATTCCGTAGTTATGAAGCATTTGAGTGCGCCTGCATGCATGACGACCGTACCCGATCGATTTTCCTGTACTTGCTCGCGTCCTGTGTTATCATGTGCAAATGAGATTTGGGACCACCGTACAGTTGTACATATAAGATGCACATACAACCGTACTACTTCGATAATATTTTCTACCTTAGAAGCATTACACATTTAATGTAATGCACATAaacgggaaaaaaaaaaaaaaaaaaattcagttcAGAATACTAGAAAAAGCAAAATAATTTTCGATCACATGTGTGCATCATAATTCTTGATAAGTTACCATGCGTCATAAGTATTGGGTTTTGCTAACTTTAGGCCGTAATAAAGGCATAACATAAGGAACATTAAACACActtaaaatttttatttataactTAAAATTTGTTTATTAAACTCATGCGTTACcatttatacataaatatatttttttaacagcatttatacataaatattattaattagaaTTTACATTAAATTTCGAAACTTATAATTCATTGATCGTGTTTATCATGTGCCTTGGGGTATtttttagcttttcccttattatatTGACAGCATTATAACGTCAACAACTAACAATCTTTACACTGATAAACGATCTACTTAACATTCGCAAACTATACGGATGATCTTATAAAACTTTTTTGTATAGACGTGTCTGTAATACATTGATCGACCCATataacgtctccttgaaaaaatgAATACTATATATCATATATGCAACCTTTCATCCTTTCTTTTTAATTAATAAAACGAAAGGTCTATTTCTAGCGGATGAACGAAAATAACAATACAAAATACCTTCACAACCACCCTACAACTATCATGTGTAACTGTAACGTAACCTGCaaaaaactaaaatggtttccactTATTCTTGCCGTATTCTGCTAACTACCACAACATGAATAACTTGTAACTCAAaaatatgaaagaaaaaaaaaaagaattgtATGGGGACTGTACAAATCCTCCCTCAACCATCATGCTTAGCGTATGCACTCGTTTCTGTCGCAACACTTGCCCACTCATTTCCGATTTTTTCTGTAAATGCTACCTTTTTAATTACACAGCAACAAAACTCATATCAGAAGATTATAGTAGGTACATAACAAGAAGATCAATGCATCactaaaatattaaaataaaaaagtggaacaataaaaaaaaaaaattgagaagAGTATACAAGTATGGAAAATAGACAGTTGTGATTTATATCGACAAAATTCAGATATGAACGTGGTTTTGAAATTTTAATCAGGGATGATCACATGGAATAACAACGCAGGGATATACTTATACATTAGGATATAAATGGACCAAACCGTAATTTTGTGAAAAAGATCTCTGACAGTTGTTGCATCGGCTAAAGTGTACTAGCGATGGCAGAAGTTCACACAAATTAGGTTACGTGCCAAACGGGATGGCATTAGAATGGTTAAAATCTAGTATTAGATAGTTCGGGAAGGGTTGTAATATAGACACCATTTTTGTTCATTTTTAATATCTTTTAAAGCGTGAATGCAATTAACACAAGAACAATAACGGTACTTTAAGAATATTAATCCAAATCGTTGAACATAACGCTTTAAAGGATGTTAGCCATATAGAATAAAACTCGTATATCTTTCAATCTGTTTGCAGTTTTAGCAAAATTCTTTTCACAATAATCACAATACTTTTCCAAGAGTTATCAAAATAACCCAAAAAGATTCATTTATAAGTATACGGGTCAAAATGACCCCCTTTAATAATCACACATGCTGGTAAATGATTTCAGGTGTTATTCGGGGGAAGTATGCATATTTCAAAATATTTAGCATTGACCGGTTTCCCTTCATACTATGATCTATTAGTTGTCATCTTTGAACTCAGACCTCAGACACCACAGGAGATTCACTTTACTACtatgcacaaaaaaaaaaaaaaaaaaaaaaaaaaaaaaaaaaaactcttttaAAAAATACCCAAATTTGTGGGCTGAAAGAACGTGTTCGTATAGAGAAATTGGAAGTATTTTGTAGCATACAAAATAAACCAAGACAGGATTAAAACATATTAGGAAAACAAACTGAACCCAAACCGTTTTAGAATTTcatgaagaaaaagaaaagaaaggaaTTTACCTGACTAATTACAAATCCCTTTAACATGTTTTTGAAGTCTGCCTTCCTTTCTCTATCTAGTCTCTCTATTTCGGCCCTATTATTTTCCTGCATCAATGAATTTGACATACTATTAGAGCTGAAATATATGATTTGGACAAATTAGTAGATTTGGGAGAGAATATAATAGAAGCAGCAATTTTGGACTTATCTAGCTACAGATGAGTATATATAGGCTGCAACTTGTCTAAAATTGGGTAAATTCAAAACTTAAGTTCGAGGGAATGGGTGAAAAGCTGCCCCAAGTTTATCTTTAGCATATACAACCTCCAAAGATTTTTATTTTAGCATTTAGATGGTTATTGTAATTATAGTTGGTTGATACTTTTCAAATGTTCTCCAAAGAAGGAAACTTGGAAACAAAAAATGATTTGCTACACTTGAAAAGCTAATACGCAATGTCAAGGTAATCTAGGATAGAAAGTGGAAAAACATACAAGTTATATACAACATTGACTtagaccaacgttgacttttaccAAGCTTGACTCATAACTTATGTCAAGTCATTCATAATCCCAACAACATTAGCAGTTTGATTTGGAAAAAAAATAGTAATCATATTGTATGAATTACAAATCACTGAACAAATGGAAAAAATGTATGGTACAATTTATTGAAAAAGAGAAAAAAAGCGAACAGAGACATTATCTTATCCTTATATACTAAAACACGCGCCGAAAATCGTCGATTCAGTTGTtttggattgtcgttttgagtttgcgttcacactacaaacggtcctTCAAATtccgctcaatttacacaacggcccctcaactttatactttttcaggggtagaaagtgtaaagaTATAATTTTATTAACATAAAAGAaaataattccacccgaatttttaacgggccatatcttctcgctcggtgcgagttaaatttttccgagatcaccgttcaactcaaaaaaatctaacgaacaccaacgggactaactacgcacgaaacggacatcgttaaaaaaacactaaatattccgggctatatttcatatatatacatatacgtacaacaaacaactcaacctattagatatattaggtaccaaacaacgtatatccaaattcgaccgcgcgttgaatacaaccgcagcaacgtgcggtcgaatttttttctagtttttcaCAATGTACAACTCATAATATGATAACAAAAAAGGTACATCCTTTAATTAgcaatatatacgttttaatacaaTAAGTAACGTTCTTGATGTTGATGACCATTAAGTTTAAAAGCCTAAAAAGATTGCAACTTTGTGTAAGCAAGGCAAATAAAATGGCTAAAAAAATACCTTAATTCTCTCATACTGTTTGGTTGCACAGCTTTTCGCATCTTCCGTAACTCTAATGGCTTCCCTTGTTTCTCCTAGTTTAAGTGTCTTTGGCTTATCACTACCAAAATTTGAGGATGATGTTTCCAATTTCTCCACTCGCGCATATAATGAATCGAGTTCAGATGTAAGAGTTTGAACAGTCAACAACGCACTAGTACGGTCTGAGAATGCACTGTGGACTCCTAATATTAATCCCATGTAATCGTGCAATGTGTCCTACAGAACATAAGAACATATGCAGATGACAGTCATAAAAAAAGCATGATGGTTTGATATGATACATATATCACTTACACCGAGTACTATAGATTTAATGTATGTCAATTAACTTGCAACAAATAATGATCAACAAaagatatgttataaattgaattgCATATACCATCCAATCTAGAATAGTAGTTTACCAAATGCTTAACAGTACGTGAATATAATTCCCGATATAATCTACTTGTTTTAATAGCAGCAGTAGCCAAATTCTTCATGTCGGCAGTCCTTTGTCTCTGTGTGTCAAAAACCGCCTGCTGGTTTTCAAACTTTGTCAATTTAATAAATGAAAGCCCAAACGCTCCCATTGTCTCTGAAATATCTTTCTGAGCTTTTACAAATAACTCCGCCTGGATTCCACAAATCATAAACACCAATAATATTCATTATGGCCGAACTTCACATATACACTATACACTATATATTACGTAAAATAAAAAATTCTTCAATAGTTATGGGGATGTATAGGATTGCATTCTTAACTAATTATCCAAAACTGATTATTCACTAAAAACTACTAGGATAGCCACTTTCAACCAAACACTCAAAAAAATTTACATGCCGTTTACAATAATCGAATAATCCATTTGCAGACACAATCCTGAAGAACCTCAAATTATAAAAGAACAAAAGAACACACACCTGTTTGGCAGCATTGATAAGTTGCTTCTCGAGATTAAGCAATCTCTCCTTATTTTCAAGAAACTGGCCATCTTCCTCATATACAGGCGGTCTCGATCCTCCCCAATCATTACTCACCGCTTGATTCATCTCCTTCACAATCCTTATAAAATCCCACCTACTTTTCGCAGGCTGCACAACATCCTGAGGCAGAAACCTAGCACCAGAATCATCCCAAAGCAACTGTTTCGACAACTTCGCTGCTCCATCAATCATCCTCGATGTTACTGGGACAGTCGGCAGCAATGGAAGCCTCCCCTGAATCTGTAAAAACACTCTCAATTCATCACTCAATTTAATAACCGG includes these proteins:
- the LOC139852287 gene encoding sorting nexin 2B-like, producing MNGSQNHTEESDEEILNDHSSLTSNFFSNYKSAITLLFSDDNHHPLTTSAVTDPLLSPPSPPSPPPQLKNPVSNTDSHIHHLNSNREESRFIENPNSDIDSHIDPLTYSDLDFTSPNSNGEGSQLFENPNDESNMTESMYLKIAVSNPQKEVDSSSSIVPGGNTYVTYLITAKTNIPDFGGPQFAVRRRFRDVVTLSDRLAEAHRGFFIPPRPDKSVVESQVMQKQEFVEQRRNALEKYLQRLSDHPVIKLSDELRVFLQIQGRLPLLPTVPVTSRMIDGAAKLSKQLLWDDSGARFLPQDVVQPAKSRWDFIRIVKEMNQAVSNDWGGSRPPVYEEDGQFLENKERLLNLEKQLINAAKQAELFVKAQKDISETMGAFGLSFIKLTKFENQQAVFDTQRQRTADMKNLATAAIKTSRLYRELYSRTVKHLDTLHDYMGLILGVHSAFSDRTSALLTVQTLTSELDSLYARVEKLETSSSNFGSDKPKTLKLGETREAIRVTEDAKSCATKQYERIKENNRAEIERLDRERKADFKNMLKGFVISQVAFTEKIGNEWASVATETSAYAKHDG